One part of the Haliaeetus albicilla chromosome 9, bHalAlb1.1, whole genome shotgun sequence genome encodes these proteins:
- the MFSD1 gene encoding lysosomal dipeptide transporter MFSD1 isoform X1, with protein sequence MAEDERALLGSAAAAEEDEDGGGSPGPLRSLPAVCDPRRLPHRLLVLALMCFLGFGSYFCYDNPAALQTQVQRDMKVNTAQFMALYAWYSWPNVVLCFFGGFLIDRVFGIRLGTIIFSIFVCVGQVIFALGALLNTFWLMDLGRFVFGIGGESLAVAQNTYAVSWFKGKELNLVFGLQLSMARIGSTVNMNIMGWIYSRVQDLLGYTGPSTLGLTLMIGGITCLFSLTCALILAYLDKRAEKLLCKEQGKTGEVIKLTDVKDFSFSLWLIFVICVCYYAAVFPFIGLGKVFFIEKFRFSSQEASAINSIVYIISAPMSPVFGLLVDKLGKNIIWVLCAVITTLASHIMLAFTFWNPWIAMCLLGLAYSLLACALWPMVAFVVPEHQLGTAYGFMQSIQNLGLAIIAIAAGMILDTRGYLFLEVFFSACVCLSLIAVVMLYFVNHLTGGDLNWSAKKREKLQKVAATEAEEQERLRRQNEEDLAKLRPKADAFSLRNKYLSKLGAQLPDNYSSYLSTMAHRSILK encoded by the exons ATGGCGGAGGACGAGCGGGCGCTGCtgggctccgccgccgccgcggaggaggatgaggatggcGGCGGTTCTCCGGGGCCTCTCCGTTCCCTGCCCGCCGTCTGCGATCCGCGGCGTTTGCCGCACCGCCTCCTCGTCCTGGCGCTCATGTGCTTCCTGGGCTTCG GCAGCTACTTCTGCTACGACAACCCGGCGGCTCTCCAAACGCAGGTTCAACGG GATATGAAGGTGAACACAGCTCAGTTCATGGCACTCTATGCATGGTATTCCTGGCCCAATGTGGTTCTTTGCTTCTTCGGAGGTTTTCTGATAGACAGAGTGTTTGGAATACG GTTGGGCACTATAATATTTAGTATCTTTGTTTGTGTCGGGCAG GTGATCTTTGCTTTGGGAGCACTACTTAATACTTTCTGGCTGATGGACCTGGGCAGATTTGTATTTGG AATAGGTGGAGAGTCCTTAGCGGTGGCACAAAACACGTATGCAGTCAGTTGGTTTAAAGGCAAGGAGTTAAATCTTGTGTTTGGATTACAGCTAAGCATGGCCAGAATT GGGAGCACAGTGAACATGAATATCATGGGATGGATATATTCTAGAGTTCAAGATCTTCTGGGGTATACTGGTCCCAGTACTCTTGGGTTAACTCTCATGATAG GTGGCATAACGTGTCTCTTTTCACTGACCTGTGCATTAATCCTTGCTTATCTGGACAAGAGAGCGGAGAAGCTCCTTTGTAAAGAGCAAGGGAAAACGG GTGAAGTGATTAAGCTAACTGATGTGAAGgacttctctttctccttgtgGCTTATATTTGTAATCTGTGTCTGTTACTATGCAgcagtttttcctttcattgGACTTGGAAA ggtTTTCTTTATTGAGAAATTCAGATTCTCATCTCAAGAAGCAAGTGCAATTAACAG TATTGTGTATATCATATCGGCACCCATGTCCCCAGTCTTTGGACTCCTGGTGGATAAACTTGGAAAGAATATTATCTGGGTTTTATGTGCTGTAATAACTACACTTGCTTCTCATATTATGTTGGCTTTTACCTTCTGGAACCCCTGGATAGCAATG TGTTTGCTAGGACTGGCCTACTCGCTGCTTGCCTGTGCCCTGTGGCCCATGGTGGCCTTTGTTGTTCCAGAACACCAGCTGGGAACTGCTTATGGCTT TATGCAGTCTATCCAGAATCTTGGTCTGGCAATTATTGCTATAGCAGCTGGGATGATTCTGGACACAAGAGGATACTTATTTCTTGAAGTCTTCTTCAGTGCTTGTGTTTGCC tGTCACTAATTGCTGTTGTCATGCTGTATTTTGTCAATCACCTCACAG GTGGTGATCTCAACTGGTctgcaaagaaaagggaaaaactgcaaaaagtAGCTGCAACTGA agcGGAAGAACAAGAGAGACTCAGACGTCAAAATGAAGAAGACTTGGCTAAATTACGGCCAAAAGCTGATGCATTTAGTTTAAGGAATAAGTACCTCTCCAAACTAGGCGCTCAG cTACCAGATAATTACTCTTCCTATTTATCGACAATGGCACACAGAAGCATCTTGAAATAG
- the MFSD1 gene encoding lysosomal dipeptide transporter MFSD1 isoform X2 — translation MAEDERALLGSAAAAEEDEDGGGSPGPLRSLPAVCDPRRLPHRLLVLALMCFLGFGSYFCYDNPAALQTQVQRDMKVNTAQFMALYAWYSWPNVVLCFFGGFLIDRVFGIRLGTIIFSIFVCVGQVIFALGALLNTFWLMDLGRFVFGIGGESLAVAQNTYAVSWFKGKELNLVFGLQLSMARIGSTVNMNIMGWIYSRVQDLLGYTGPSTLGLTLMIGGITCLFSLTCALILAYLDKRAEKLLCKEQGKTGEVIKLTDVKDFSFSLWLIFVICVCYYAAVFPFIGLGKVFFIEKFRFSSQEASAINSIVYIISAPMSPVFGLLVDKLGKNIIWVLCAVITTLASHIMLAFTFWNPWIAMCLLGLAYSLLACALWPMVAFVVPEHQLGTAYGFMQSIQNLGLAIIAIAAGMILDTRGYLFLEVFFSACVCLSLIAVVMLYFVNHLTGGDLNWSAKKREKLQKVAATEAEEQERLRRQNEEDLAKLRPKADAFSLRNKYLSKLGAQK, via the exons ATGGCGGAGGACGAGCGGGCGCTGCtgggctccgccgccgccgcggaggaggatgaggatggcGGCGGTTCTCCGGGGCCTCTCCGTTCCCTGCCCGCCGTCTGCGATCCGCGGCGTTTGCCGCACCGCCTCCTCGTCCTGGCGCTCATGTGCTTCCTGGGCTTCG GCAGCTACTTCTGCTACGACAACCCGGCGGCTCTCCAAACGCAGGTTCAACGG GATATGAAGGTGAACACAGCTCAGTTCATGGCACTCTATGCATGGTATTCCTGGCCCAATGTGGTTCTTTGCTTCTTCGGAGGTTTTCTGATAGACAGAGTGTTTGGAATACG GTTGGGCACTATAATATTTAGTATCTTTGTTTGTGTCGGGCAG GTGATCTTTGCTTTGGGAGCACTACTTAATACTTTCTGGCTGATGGACCTGGGCAGATTTGTATTTGG AATAGGTGGAGAGTCCTTAGCGGTGGCACAAAACACGTATGCAGTCAGTTGGTTTAAAGGCAAGGAGTTAAATCTTGTGTTTGGATTACAGCTAAGCATGGCCAGAATT GGGAGCACAGTGAACATGAATATCATGGGATGGATATATTCTAGAGTTCAAGATCTTCTGGGGTATACTGGTCCCAGTACTCTTGGGTTAACTCTCATGATAG GTGGCATAACGTGTCTCTTTTCACTGACCTGTGCATTAATCCTTGCTTATCTGGACAAGAGAGCGGAGAAGCTCCTTTGTAAAGAGCAAGGGAAAACGG GTGAAGTGATTAAGCTAACTGATGTGAAGgacttctctttctccttgtgGCTTATATTTGTAATCTGTGTCTGTTACTATGCAgcagtttttcctttcattgGACTTGGAAA ggtTTTCTTTATTGAGAAATTCAGATTCTCATCTCAAGAAGCAAGTGCAATTAACAG TATTGTGTATATCATATCGGCACCCATGTCCCCAGTCTTTGGACTCCTGGTGGATAAACTTGGAAAGAATATTATCTGGGTTTTATGTGCTGTAATAACTACACTTGCTTCTCATATTATGTTGGCTTTTACCTTCTGGAACCCCTGGATAGCAATG TGTTTGCTAGGACTGGCCTACTCGCTGCTTGCCTGTGCCCTGTGGCCCATGGTGGCCTTTGTTGTTCCAGAACACCAGCTGGGAACTGCTTATGGCTT TATGCAGTCTATCCAGAATCTTGGTCTGGCAATTATTGCTATAGCAGCTGGGATGATTCTGGACACAAGAGGATACTTATTTCTTGAAGTCTTCTTCAGTGCTTGTGTTTGCC tGTCACTAATTGCTGTTGTCATGCTGTATTTTGTCAATCACCTCACAG GTGGTGATCTCAACTGGTctgcaaagaaaagggaaaaactgcaaaaagtAGCTGCAACTGA agcGGAAGAACAAGAGAGACTCAGACGTCAAAATGAAGAAGACTTGGCTAAATTACGGCCAAAAGCTGATGCATTTAGTTTAAGGAATAAGTACCTCTCCAAACTAGGCGCTCAG AAATGA
- the MFSD1 gene encoding lysosomal dipeptide transporter MFSD1 isoform X3, whose protein sequence is MAEDERALLGSAAAAEEDEDGGGSPGPLRSLPAVCDPRRLPHRLLVLALMCFLGFGSYFCYDNPAALQTQVQRDMKVNTAQFMALYAWYSWPNVVLCFFGGFLIDRVFGIRLGTIIFSIFVCVGQVIFALGALLNTFWLMDLGRFVFGIGGESLAVAQNTYAVSWFKGKELNLVFGLQLSMARIGSTVNMNIMGWIYSRVQDLLGYTGPSTLGLTLMIGGITCLFSLTCALILAYLDKRAEKLLCKEQGKTGEVIKLTDVKDFSFSLWLIFVICVCYYAAVFPFIGLGKVFFIEKFRFSSQEASAINSIVYIISAPMSPVFGLLVDKLGKNIIWVLCAVITTLASHIMLAFTFWNPWIAMCLLGLAYSLLACALWPMVAFVVPEHQLGTAYGFMQSIQNLGLAIIAIAAGMILDTRGYLFLEVFFSACVCLSLIAVVMLYFVNHLTGGDLNWSAKKREKLQKVAATEKEI, encoded by the exons ATGGCGGAGGACGAGCGGGCGCTGCtgggctccgccgccgccgcggaggaggatgaggatggcGGCGGTTCTCCGGGGCCTCTCCGTTCCCTGCCCGCCGTCTGCGATCCGCGGCGTTTGCCGCACCGCCTCCTCGTCCTGGCGCTCATGTGCTTCCTGGGCTTCG GCAGCTACTTCTGCTACGACAACCCGGCGGCTCTCCAAACGCAGGTTCAACGG GATATGAAGGTGAACACAGCTCAGTTCATGGCACTCTATGCATGGTATTCCTGGCCCAATGTGGTTCTTTGCTTCTTCGGAGGTTTTCTGATAGACAGAGTGTTTGGAATACG GTTGGGCACTATAATATTTAGTATCTTTGTTTGTGTCGGGCAG GTGATCTTTGCTTTGGGAGCACTACTTAATACTTTCTGGCTGATGGACCTGGGCAGATTTGTATTTGG AATAGGTGGAGAGTCCTTAGCGGTGGCACAAAACACGTATGCAGTCAGTTGGTTTAAAGGCAAGGAGTTAAATCTTGTGTTTGGATTACAGCTAAGCATGGCCAGAATT GGGAGCACAGTGAACATGAATATCATGGGATGGATATATTCTAGAGTTCAAGATCTTCTGGGGTATACTGGTCCCAGTACTCTTGGGTTAACTCTCATGATAG GTGGCATAACGTGTCTCTTTTCACTGACCTGTGCATTAATCCTTGCTTATCTGGACAAGAGAGCGGAGAAGCTCCTTTGTAAAGAGCAAGGGAAAACGG GTGAAGTGATTAAGCTAACTGATGTGAAGgacttctctttctccttgtgGCTTATATTTGTAATCTGTGTCTGTTACTATGCAgcagtttttcctttcattgGACTTGGAAA ggtTTTCTTTATTGAGAAATTCAGATTCTCATCTCAAGAAGCAAGTGCAATTAACAG TATTGTGTATATCATATCGGCACCCATGTCCCCAGTCTTTGGACTCCTGGTGGATAAACTTGGAAAGAATATTATCTGGGTTTTATGTGCTGTAATAACTACACTTGCTTCTCATATTATGTTGGCTTTTACCTTCTGGAACCCCTGGATAGCAATG TGTTTGCTAGGACTGGCCTACTCGCTGCTTGCCTGTGCCCTGTGGCCCATGGTGGCCTTTGTTGTTCCAGAACACCAGCTGGGAACTGCTTATGGCTT TATGCAGTCTATCCAGAATCTTGGTCTGGCAATTATTGCTATAGCAGCTGGGATGATTCTGGACACAAGAGGATACTTATTTCTTGAAGTCTTCTTCAGTGCTTGTGTTTGCC tGTCACTAATTGCTGTTGTCATGCTGTATTTTGTCAATCACCTCACAG GTGGTGATCTCAACTGGTctgcaaagaaaagggaaaaactgcaaaaagtAGCTGCAACTGA aaaagaaatttga
- the MFSD1 gene encoding lysosomal dipeptide transporter MFSD1 isoform X4, whose amino-acid sequence MAEDERALLGSAAAAEEDEDGGGSPGPLRSLPAVCDPRRLPHRLLVLALMCFLGFGSYFCYDNPAALQTQVQRDMKVNTAQFMALYAWYSWPNVVLCFFGGFLIDRVFGIRLGTIIFSIFVCVGQVIFALGALLNTFWLMDLGRFVFGIGGESLAVAQNTYAVSWFKGKELNLVFGLQLSMARIGSTVNMNIMGWIYSRVQDLLGYTGPSTLGLTLMIGGITCLFSLTCALILAYLDKRAEKLLCKEQGKTGEVIKLTDVKDFSFSLWLIFVICVCYYAAVFPFIGLGKVFFIEKFRFSSQEASAINSIVYIISAPMSPVFGLLVDKLGKNIIWVLCAVITTLASHIMLAFTFWNPWIAMCLLGLAYSLLACALWPMVAFVVPEHQLGTAYGFMQSIQNLGLAIIAIAAGMILDTRGYLFLEVFFSACVCLSLIAVVMLYFVNHLTGGDLNWSAKKREKLQKVAATE is encoded by the exons ATGGCGGAGGACGAGCGGGCGCTGCtgggctccgccgccgccgcggaggaggatgaggatggcGGCGGTTCTCCGGGGCCTCTCCGTTCCCTGCCCGCCGTCTGCGATCCGCGGCGTTTGCCGCACCGCCTCCTCGTCCTGGCGCTCATGTGCTTCCTGGGCTTCG GCAGCTACTTCTGCTACGACAACCCGGCGGCTCTCCAAACGCAGGTTCAACGG GATATGAAGGTGAACACAGCTCAGTTCATGGCACTCTATGCATGGTATTCCTGGCCCAATGTGGTTCTTTGCTTCTTCGGAGGTTTTCTGATAGACAGAGTGTTTGGAATACG GTTGGGCACTATAATATTTAGTATCTTTGTTTGTGTCGGGCAG GTGATCTTTGCTTTGGGAGCACTACTTAATACTTTCTGGCTGATGGACCTGGGCAGATTTGTATTTGG AATAGGTGGAGAGTCCTTAGCGGTGGCACAAAACACGTATGCAGTCAGTTGGTTTAAAGGCAAGGAGTTAAATCTTGTGTTTGGATTACAGCTAAGCATGGCCAGAATT GGGAGCACAGTGAACATGAATATCATGGGATGGATATATTCTAGAGTTCAAGATCTTCTGGGGTATACTGGTCCCAGTACTCTTGGGTTAACTCTCATGATAG GTGGCATAACGTGTCTCTTTTCACTGACCTGTGCATTAATCCTTGCTTATCTGGACAAGAGAGCGGAGAAGCTCCTTTGTAAAGAGCAAGGGAAAACGG GTGAAGTGATTAAGCTAACTGATGTGAAGgacttctctttctccttgtgGCTTATATTTGTAATCTGTGTCTGTTACTATGCAgcagtttttcctttcattgGACTTGGAAA ggtTTTCTTTATTGAGAAATTCAGATTCTCATCTCAAGAAGCAAGTGCAATTAACAG TATTGTGTATATCATATCGGCACCCATGTCCCCAGTCTTTGGACTCCTGGTGGATAAACTTGGAAAGAATATTATCTGGGTTTTATGTGCTGTAATAACTACACTTGCTTCTCATATTATGTTGGCTTTTACCTTCTGGAACCCCTGGATAGCAATG TGTTTGCTAGGACTGGCCTACTCGCTGCTTGCCTGTGCCCTGTGGCCCATGGTGGCCTTTGTTGTTCCAGAACACCAGCTGGGAACTGCTTATGGCTT TATGCAGTCTATCCAGAATCTTGGTCTGGCAATTATTGCTATAGCAGCTGGGATGATTCTGGACACAAGAGGATACTTATTTCTTGAAGTCTTCTTCAGTGCTTGTGTTTGCC tGTCACTAATTGCTGTTGTCATGCTGTATTTTGTCAATCACCTCACAG GTGGTGATCTCAACTGGTctgcaaagaaaagggaaaaactgcaaaaagtAGCTGCAACTGAGTAA